The following proteins are co-located in the Desulfomicrobium macestii genome:
- a CDS encoding aryl-sulfate sulfotransferase, translating to MGHPTIYPTGVTVYNPEKCWNGLTIFQAQEVGAVLMDMNGREHNVWKGVLGMPNKIFPGGYLMSSRGRRDGKFSVQDGIDVVQIDWDGNVVWSFDQNEYIEDPGYEGRWMARYHHDFQREGNPVGYYAPGMEPKTDSGNTLVLAHRNARNSAISDKLLLDDLILEVNWEGEIVWEWNCHEHFAEFGFREGPKNTLARNPNYRPTQPEGMGDWMHINSMSVLGPNKWYDAGDERFHPDNIIVDGREANITFIIDKKTGKVVWKLGPDYDSTPELKAIGWIIGQHHCHMIPAGLPGAGNILIFDNGGWGGYDVPNPGAPTGVKAALRDYSRVLEIDPVAMKIVWQYTPSEAGFLFPMDSNRFYSPFISGMQRLPNGNTLITEGSNGRVFEVTPDYEIVWEFISPYKGKFIPMNMTYRAYRVPYEWVPQVEKPVETPIAPLDVNTFRVPGAAAFGDRAKEVSVDGCVPYGGSNALCVASIEDDE from the coding sequence ATGGGTCATCCAACCATTTATCCCACCGGCGTGACGGTTTACAACCCCGAAAAGTGCTGGAACGGGCTTACCATTTTTCAGGCCCAGGAAGTGGGCGCCGTTCTGATGGACATGAACGGCCGTGAACACAATGTTTGGAAGGGCGTGCTGGGTATGCCCAACAAGATTTTTCCCGGCGGCTACCTGATGTCCAGCCGCGGCCGTCGCGACGGCAAGTTCAGCGTGCAGGACGGCATCGACGTGGTGCAGATCGACTGGGACGGCAATGTCGTGTGGAGTTTCGACCAGAACGAGTACATCGAGGATCCGGGCTACGAGGGGCGCTGGATGGCGCGCTATCACCACGACTTCCAGCGCGAGGGCAACCCCGTGGGTTACTATGCTCCCGGCATGGAGCCCAAGACCGATTCGGGTAATACCCTGGTCCTGGCGCACCGCAACGCTCGCAATTCGGCCATTTCCGACAAGCTGCTCCTGGACGACCTCATCCTGGAAGTGAACTGGGAAGGCGAGATCGTCTGGGAGTGGAACTGCCATGAGCATTTCGCGGAGTTCGGCTTCCGCGAAGGGCCCAAGAACACCCTGGCCCGCAATCCCAACTACCGTCCGACCCAGCCCGAGGGCATGGGCGACTGGATGCATATCAACTCCATGTCGGTCCTTGGCCCCAACAAGTGGTACGATGCGGGCGACGAGCGCTTCCATCCGGACAACATCATCGTTGACGGCCGCGAGGCCAACATCACCTTCATCATCGACAAGAAGACCGGCAAGGTCGTCTGGAAGCTGGGCCCGGACTACGACTCGACCCCGGAACTCAAGGCCATTGGCTGGATCATCGGCCAGCACCACTGCCACATGATCCCGGCCGGTCTGCCCGGCGCAGGCAACATCCTCATTTTCGACAACGGCGGGTGGGGCGGCTACGACGTGCCCAACCCGGGCGCTCCCACGGGAGTGAAGGCCGCCCTGCGCGACTATTCCCGCGTGCTGGAGATCGATCCCGTGGCCATGAAGATCGTCTGGCAGTACACCCCGAGCGAAGCCGGGTTCCTGTTCCCCATGGACAGCAACCGCTTCTACAGCCCGTTCATCAGCGGCATGCAGCGCCTGCCCAACGGCAACACGCTGATCACCGAAGGTTCCAACGGCCGCGTGTTCGAGGTCACCCCCGACTATGAGATAGTGTGGGAATTCATTTCTCCCTACAAGGGCAAGTTCATCCCCATGAACATGACCTACCGCGCCTACCGTGTGCCTTACGAGTGGGTACCGCAGGTGGAGAAGCCGGTGGAGACGCCCATTGCACCCCTTG
- a CDS encoding D-alanyl-D-alanine carboxypeptidase family protein: protein MTKKCATRFLILLIVYVLISGLAGIGFSAFASSGSHVFRASVVPRPEAAGPDTQALVRTEPVEAVSSAPKPPVKKTASSKTKPAVPKSEAAEQVTTPAPKQAAKPQAAEAKAKKSLADKAGPAKQAVKPGTSKDLYLNAQAALLINMSTGEVYYEHNPDKTIAPASITKLLTLYIIREALAQGKLAPTTPIPVSATAVKTGGSRMRLKRNEKVPLSELIKGISVVSANNACVAVAEYFGKGDPSKFVAQMNAKAKKIGMINSRFKNPNGLPASGQLSTARDIAKLSVAYLRTFPEALKVHSMTSHTYHGATHRNANTLLRTYKGVDGLKTGFVCDAGYNITATAKRGKTRLVAVVLGAQNSAVRQRETARLLDYGFRRAAKDEKLAKKPSGAAKKPEA, encoded by the coding sequence ATGACGAAAAAATGCGCTACGCGATTTCTGATCTTATTGATCGTATATGTCCTGATCAGCGGATTGGCCGGAATCGGCTTTTCCGCATTTGCGTCTTCCGGATCGCACGTCTTCCGGGCCTCCGTGGTGCCGAGGCCCGAGGCCGCCGGTCCCGACACTCAGGCCCTGGTTCGGACCGAGCCCGTGGAAGCCGTTTCGTCCGCTCCCAAGCCACCAGTCAAAAAGACCGCCTCATCCAAGACCAAGCCTGCCGTTCCCAAGTCCGAAGCGGCAGAGCAAGTTACAACGCCCGCTCCGAAGCAGGCCGCCAAGCCGCAGGCCGCAGAGGCCAAGGCCAAGAAATCCCTCGCTGACAAGGCCGGACCGGCCAAGCAGGCCGTGAAGCCGGGCACCTCCAAGGACCTGTACCTGAACGCGCAGGCCGCATTGCTGATCAACATGTCCACCGGAGAAGTCTATTACGAGCACAATCCGGACAAGACCATCGCGCCGGCATCGATCACCAAGCTCCTGACGTTGTACATCATTCGCGAAGCCCTGGCCCAGGGCAAGCTCGCGCCTACGACGCCCATTCCCGTCAGCGCCACGGCCGTCAAGACCGGAGGGTCGCGCATGCGTCTCAAACGCAATGAAAAAGTCCCGCTGAGCGAGCTTATCAAGGGGATCAGCGTGGTTTCGGCCAACAATGCCTGCGTGGCCGTGGCCGAATATTTCGGCAAGGGCGATCCTTCCAAGTTCGTGGCGCAGATGAACGCGAAAGCCAAGAAGATCGGCATGATCAACAGCCGCTTCAAGAATCCCAACGGCCTGCCCGCATCGGGCCAGCTTTCCACCGCCCGGGACATCGCCAAGCTGTCCGTGGCCTATCTGCGCACGTTTCCCGAAGCGCTGAAGGTGCACTCCATGACGAGTCACACGTATCATGGGGCGACGCATCGCAACGCCAATACCTTGCTGCGTACCTACAAGGGCGTGGACGGGCTCAAGACCGGTTTTGTCTGTGACGCGGGTTACAATATCACGGCCACGGCCAAGCGCGGCAAGACTCGGCTTGTGGCCGTGGTGCTCGGGGCCCAGAATTCCGCCGTGCGTCAGCGTGAGACGGCCCGGCTGCTTGATTACGGATTCCGGCGAGCCGCCAAGGACGAGAAGCTCGCCAAAAAGCCTTCAGGCGCGGCCAAGAAGCCGGAAGCCTGA
- a CDS encoding nitrogenase component 1, with the protein MANTYVSTTNACKMCTPMGAALVFKGIENAVPFLHGSQGCATYMRRYIISHYREPVDIASSALGEKSAVYGGGPNLKKGILNVMRKYDVDLVGVATTCLTETIGDDVGRYLYEFREEFADLPLPELVHVSTPSYSGTHMEGWHAAVRSLADQVVKEKGASHGGVNLLPGFLSPADYRFLRGLGERSGVRFTMLPDLSRTMDGVIWDDYHSLPDGGTPVADIRAMGGAAGTIEFGMSGGLAESASGVLERKFGVPARKTMIPIGLRATDAFMDTLSEFAGCDMPEKDAFDRGRLLDAMVDGHKYIFGKRAVVYGEEDFVIAMCSFLGEIGVQPVLAATGTQGERFREAVTEALGDVCVNMPVIRSGADFKDIEEEAAELAPDLLVGHSKGYKLARASNIPLIRVGFPIHDRFGGQRILHVGYEGALSLYDMLVNAVLEKSQDECPVGYGYL; encoded by the coding sequence ATGGCTAACACCTACGTTTCCACCACCAACGCATGCAAGATGTGCACGCCCATGGGCGCGGCCCTGGTTTTCAAGGGTATCGAGAACGCCGTCCCCTTTCTGCACGGCTCCCAGGGCTGCGCCACCTACATGCGGCGCTATATCATCAGCCATTACCGCGAACCCGTGGACATCGCCTCCTCGGCCCTGGGCGAGAAGAGCGCGGTGTACGGCGGCGGGCCGAACCTGAAGAAGGGCATCCTCAATGTCATGCGCAAGTACGACGTGGATCTGGTCGGCGTGGCCACGACCTGCCTGACCGAGACCATCGGCGACGATGTCGGCCGCTATCTGTACGAATTTCGCGAGGAATTTGCCGATTTGCCGCTGCCGGAGCTGGTCCATGTGTCTACCCCCAGCTACTCGGGCACGCACATGGAAGGCTGGCACGCGGCCGTGCGTTCCCTGGCCGATCAGGTGGTCAAGGAGAAGGGGGCCTCCCACGGCGGCGTGAATCTGCTGCCCGGCTTCCTGTCCCCGGCGGATTATCGCTTCCTGCGCGGTTTGGGCGAACGCTCCGGCGTGCGTTTCACCATGCTTCCCGACCTATCCCGAACCATGGATGGCGTGATCTGGGACGACTACCACTCCCTGCCCGACGGCGGCACGCCCGTGGCCGATATCCGGGCCATGGGCGGCGCGGCCGGGACCATCGAGTTCGGCATGTCCGGGGGGCTGGCGGAATCGGCCTCCGGAGTGCTTGAGCGCAAGTTCGGGGTTCCGGCCCGCAAGACCATGATCCCCATCGGCCTTCGGGCCACGGACGCCTTCATGGACACTTTGAGCGAATTCGCGGGCTGCGACATGCCCGAAAAGGACGCCTTTGACCGGGGCAGGCTGCTCGACGCCATGGTCGACGGGCACAAGTACATTTTTGGCAAGCGGGCCGTGGTTTACGGCGAGGAGGATTTCGTGATCGCGATGTGCTCCTTTCTGGGCGAGATCGGCGTCCAGCCGGTCCTGGCCGCCACCGGCACCCAGGGCGAGCGTTTCAGGGAAGCGGTCACCGAGGCCCTCGGCGATGTCTGCGTGAACATGCCCGTGATCAGGAGCGGCGCGGATTTCAAGGACATCGAGGAAGAGGCCGCCGAACTGGCTCCGGATCTGCTGGTCGGCCACAGCAAAGGCTACAAGCTGGCCCGGGCGTCAAACATCCCGCTCATCCGGGTCGGCTTTCCCATCCATGACCGCTTCGGGGGCCAGCGCATCCTGCATGTCGGTTACGAAGGCGCGCTGTCCCTCTACGACATGCTGGTCAACGCCGTGCTGGAGAAGAGCCAGGACGAGTGCCCGGTGGGGTATGGGTATTTGTAG
- a CDS encoding PilZ domain-containing protein — MAHEMQKNRKWKRFGCLLPCRIIPQNETDMVVSARIINIGRGGLLIEADYGFNMGDRVIVAAANAGFERFEAIEEVHGTVRWGQIDDSSLMGLYYIGVEFDELLPLKQAVADQD, encoded by the coding sequence ATGGCTCATGAGATGCAGAAAAACAGGAAATGGAAGCGCTTCGGCTGTCTGCTTCCGTGCAGGATCATCCCGCAAAACGAGACCGACATGGTCGTCTCGGCACGGATCATAAACATCGGCCGAGGCGGTCTGCTCATCGAAGCCGACTATGGTTTCAACATGGGAGACAGGGTCATCGTGGCGGCTGCCAATGCGGGGTTCGAACGCTTCGAGGCCATCGAGGAAGTGCACGGGACCGTGCGCTGGGGACAAATCGACGACAGTTCACTGATGGGACTCTATTACATCGGGGTCGAATTCGACGAACTGCTCCCCCTCAAACAGGCGGTGGCCGACCAGGACTGA
- a CDS encoding Crp/Fnr family transcriptional regulator, whose product MTAIRSGTEMKELEFSRIPSEAGCWRKVISQGRRMKFLKGAQIFSRLTDDSFIFFLDVGEIWLTRSTLDGREKIIWSIGPDSLFGETPFFDELPSRSAIVAGTDSTVYAFARRCVLEEILPRHPDLMIALFRSLAFKVRVLINQAVSLSLDDLPSRICKYLHLRQMEEVSESGPLVVRPGLNQQELANLLGVHRVTLNKSLRELEKAGILGPYSRDEVDILDRPRFEELVYQNE is encoded by the coding sequence ATGACTGCCATTAGATCGGGTACGGAAATGAAAGAACTGGAGTTTTCCCGAATTCCTTCCGAGGCTGGATGCTGGCGCAAGGTTATTTCGCAGGGCCGCAGGATGAAATTTCTGAAAGGGGCGCAGATTTTTTCGCGGTTGACCGACGATAGTTTTATCTTTTTTCTTGATGTGGGAGAGATATGGCTGACCAGATCGACCCTGGATGGCCGCGAAAAGATCATTTGGAGCATCGGCCCGGACTCGCTTTTCGGCGAGACGCCCTTTTTCGACGAGCTCCCGTCCAGGAGCGCCATTGTCGCCGGAACGGATTCCACGGTCTATGCGTTTGCGCGCAGGTGTGTCCTTGAGGAAATCCTGCCCCGGCACCCAGACCTGATGATCGCGCTGTTCCGATCGCTGGCCTTCAAGGTCCGCGTGCTGATCAATCAGGCCGTGAGCCTCAGTCTGGACGACCTGCCGTCGCGCATCTGCAAGTACCTGCACCTGCGTCAGATGGAGGAGGTCAGCGAGAGTGGCCCTCTCGTTGTCCGACCCGGCCTCAATCAACAGGAACTGGCCAATCTTCTCGGTGTTCACCGCGTGACCCTCAACAAATCCCTGCGTGAGTTGGAAAAGGCTGGCATTCTGGGGCCGTACTCACGCGACGAGGTCGATATCCTCGACCGACCCCGTTTCGAAGAACTGGTCTACCAAAACGAGTAG
- a CDS encoding lipoate--protein ligase, giving the protein MRFIHNTSTDPAFNLAAEEWLLRHTDTDIFMLWRNAPAVIVGRNQNTASEIDEDFVRERGITVIRRLTGGGAVFHDLGNVNFTFIQLGRQTKHLDFHRFTAPIMEALQAMGVDCRFEGRNDLVIDGQKFSGNAQLLEKDRVLHHGTLLFSSQMADLSGALRVNPVKYVDKAVKSVAKRVTNISSHLPEPMDVETFVRRVMAHVSGSESETLPGLHASEEAAINGLVESKYGTWDWNFGSSPNYGFTRGTRTEGGVVEIHLDVRHGRIEQARIFGDFFGARAVAELEALLAGCRHERSELSRHLADVRVDEFIRNVDNATFMDCLF; this is encoded by the coding sequence ATGCGCTTCATCCACAACACCAGCACCGACCCGGCCTTCAACCTCGCCGCCGAGGAATGGCTGCTGCGCCACACGGACACGGACATCTTCATGCTCTGGCGCAACGCGCCCGCCGTCATCGTCGGACGCAATCAGAACACCGCCTCGGAGATCGACGAGGATTTCGTGCGCGAGCGCGGCATCACGGTCATCCGTCGCCTTACGGGTGGCGGGGCCGTGTTTCATGATCTGGGCAACGTCAACTTCACCTTCATCCAGCTCGGCAGGCAAACCAAACATCTGGACTTCCATCGCTTCACCGCACCGATCATGGAAGCCCTGCAGGCCATGGGCGTGGACTGCCGGTTTGAGGGCCGCAACGACCTGGTCATCGACGGGCAAAAGTTTTCCGGCAACGCCCAGCTCCTGGAAAAGGACCGGGTCCTGCATCACGGCACCCTGCTCTTCTCCTCCCAGATGGCCGACCTGTCCGGAGCATTGAGGGTCAACCCGGTCAAGTACGTGGACAAGGCCGTCAAGAGCGTCGCCAAGCGGGTCACCAACATTTCAAGCCACCTGCCCGAACCCATGGATGTGGAGACCTTTGTCCGTCGCGTCATGGCCCATGTTTCCGGCAGCGAGTCAGAAACCCTGCCCGGCCTTCACGCGAGCGAGGAAGCGGCCATAAACGGACTTGTCGAATCGAAGTACGGCACGTGGGACTGGAATTTCGGCTCCTCGCCCAACTATGGCTTCACGCGGGGCACGCGCACCGAGGGCGGCGTCGTGGAAATTCACCTCGATGTCCGACACGGCCGCATCGAACAGGCCAGGATTTTCGGGGATTTCTTCGGAGCGCGGGCCGTGGCTGAGCTTGAGGCCCTGCTCGCGGGCTGCCGTCACGAACGAAGCGAACTGTCCAGACACCTGGCGGATGTCCGGGTCGACGAATTCATCCGCAACGTGGATAACGCGACATTCATGGACTGTCTTTTCTGA
- the nifB gene encoding nitrogenase cofactor biosynthesis protein NifB, with the protein MSEAKDRSKHPCFNKETSGSCGRVHLPVAPGCNIQCNYCNRKYDCVNESRPGVTSAILPPDKAVEYLDEVLKKEPRITVVGIAGPGDPMAEAKRTIETIERINEKYPDMLYCLSSNGLALPEHVDRLAELGVTHVTVTMNAVDPEIGAKIYSWVRVGKVVYRGVEGARILLERQLESIRLLKAKGITVKVNSIIIPGVNDHHLIEVAKVAAELGADIQNLIPLHPTADTPFAGMEEPTKALIHELRAKGGELVPQMTHCKRCRADAVGLLCSDRSSELIPTLNKLACGSSKEARPYVAVATREGMLVNMHLGEAPGFQVWAPHGKGARMIEERLAPEVGCGPDRWHRLAEILHDCSLVLVEAAGKQPRQVLGEHGIMVLECTGLISDIVTEHYQGRDIMRYKTRTHKAGCAGMGSGCG; encoded by the coding sequence ATGTCCGAAGCAAAAGACAGATCAAAGCATCCCTGTTTCAATAAAGAGACTTCAGGTTCCTGCGGCCGTGTGCATCTGCCCGTGGCCCCGGGCTGCAATATCCAGTGCAACTACTGCAACCGCAAGTACGACTGCGTGAACGAGTCCCGGCCGGGCGTCACCAGCGCGATCCTGCCTCCGGACAAGGCGGTGGAATACCTGGATGAAGTCCTGAAGAAAGAGCCGCGCATCACCGTGGTCGGCATTGCCGGGCCCGGCGATCCCATGGCCGAGGCCAAGCGCACCATCGAGACCATCGAGCGGATCAACGAGAAATATCCGGACATGCTTTATTGCCTGTCCTCCAACGGGCTGGCCCTGCCCGAGCATGTGGACCGCCTGGCCGAGCTGGGCGTGACCCATGTGACCGTGACCATGAACGCCGTGGACCCGGAGATCGGCGCGAAGATCTATTCCTGGGTCCGGGTCGGAAAGGTGGTTTACCGGGGCGTCGAGGGCGCGAGGATTCTGCTCGAACGCCAGCTCGAATCCATCCGTCTGCTCAAGGCCAAGGGCATCACCGTGAAGGTGAACAGCATCATCATCCCCGGCGTGAACGATCATCATCTGATCGAGGTGGCCAAGGTGGCCGCGGAACTTGGCGCGGACATCCAGAATCTCATTCCGTTGCATCCGACGGCGGACACGCCCTTTGCCGGAATGGAAGAACCGACCAAGGCGCTCATCCATGAGCTGAGGGCAAAAGGCGGGGAGCTGGTGCCGCAGATGACCCATTGCAAGCGCTGCCGGGCCGATGCCGTGGGCCTCTTGTGCTCGGACCGCTCCAGCGAACTGATCCCGACCCTGAACAAGCTGGCCTGCGGTTCCTCGAAGGAAGCCAGGCCTTATGTGGCCGTGGCCACGCGGGAAGGGATGCTTGTCAACATGCACCTGGGCGAGGCGCCCGGTTTTCAGGTCTGGGCCCCACACGGCAAGGGTGCGCGCATGATCGAGGAGAGGCTGGCGCCGGAAGTGGGCTGCGGACCGGATCGCTGGCACAGGCTTGCCGAAATCCTGCATGACTGTTCCCTGGTCCTGGTCGAAGCGGCCGGGAAGCAACCCCGGCAGGTTCTTGGGGAGCATGGGATCATGGTGCTTGAATGCACGGGCTTGATTTCCGACATCGTGACGGAACATTATCAGGGAAGGGACATCATGCGTTACAAGACGCGCACCCACAAGGCAGGATGTGCAGGCATGGGGAGCGGCTGCGGATGA
- a CDS encoding PilZ domain-containing protein, which produces MDQNKRRWDREPITVPCKISYEGDTRNSAPGSIINLSPGGVMLATEQGFIANERVAITLEDEYDALLFEFAEILVGTVRWSQSTSSLGQNVYHVGVALERELPRRMVLTEQ; this is translated from the coding sequence ATGGACCAAAACAAGCGCCGCTGGGACCGCGAACCGATAACCGTGCCGTGCAAGATCAGCTACGAAGGCGATACGCGCAACTCGGCTCCGGGCAGCATCATCAACCTGAGCCCGGGCGGGGTCATGCTCGCGACGGAACAGGGATTCATCGCCAATGAACGCGTCGCCATCACCCTTGAGGATGAATACGACGCCCTGCTCTTCGAATTCGCCGAAATCCTGGTCGGCACGGTGCGCTGGAGCCAGTCCACGTCGTCCCTGGGACAAAACGTCTACCACGTGGGAGTCGCCCTGGAGCGTGAACTGCCGCGCAGAATGGTGCTGACTGAGCAATAA
- a CDS encoding SLC13 family permease: MVATPQMPEKETLFKWALSLVIPLAVYFLLPLDGETLTRPMALFLAVTAWAVVVWATDIINEVAVGILLPVLYIVICGVPQKVAYGPWTSQVPIIVIGGFTLGKILQDTGLGKRIGLTCVRAMGGSFVGALWGLTLAVFIVAPLVPAITGKAAIFCAIAISLCEALDFRPKSREATAVILGTCLAVASSKLCYLTGGADLVLGMGLADKVMDTKTAWMQYAYHNFIPGTIYTAMSVGLVMFMLPSKVDRKTLGPILETKLKELGPVTKTQKTAAFLMLLTLILLATDTLHGINAGLILIMVAFASFLPGVGLMNGERFSKINFAPLFFIMGCMAIGSAGGNLKVTQWIASITLPFFHEMSPTSAGTAAYILGALANFLLTPLAATTTLTSPLVELGVQMDMNPRVLYYAFQYGLDNYVFPYEYAVLLYFFSSGFMLFKDMVKVLAVRMVLTAFFIAFIAIPYWKFVL, translated from the coding sequence ATGGTCGCAACCCCACAAATGCCGGAAAAAGAGACCCTTTTCAAATGGGCCTTGAGTCTTGTCATTCCCCTGGCCGTCTATTTTCTGCTGCCCCTGGACGGCGAAACCCTGACTCGTCCCATGGCCCTCTTTCTTGCCGTCACGGCCTGGGCCGTCGTGGTCTGGGCGACGGACATCATCAATGAAGTGGCCGTCGGCATCCTGTTGCCCGTACTGTACATCGTCATCTGCGGTGTTCCTCAGAAGGTCGCCTACGGTCCATGGACCTCTCAGGTGCCCATCATCGTCATCGGCGGCTTCACCCTGGGCAAGATCCTGCAAGACACCGGCCTCGGAAAGCGCATCGGTCTAACCTGCGTACGGGCCATGGGCGGCAGCTTTGTCGGCGCCCTCTGGGGCCTGACCTTGGCGGTCTTCATCGTCGCGCCCCTGGTTCCGGCCATCACAGGCAAGGCGGCCATCTTCTGCGCCATCGCCATCAGCCTGTGCGAAGCCCTTGACTTCCGGCCCAAGAGCCGTGAGGCCACAGCCGTCATCCTGGGCACCTGCCTGGCAGTGGCCTCGTCGAAGCTCTGCTACCTGACGGGAGGGGCGGACCTCGTCCTGGGCATGGGACTGGCGGACAAGGTCATGGATACCAAAACCGCCTGGATGCAGTACGCGTATCACAATTTCATCCCGGGCACCATCTACACGGCCATGTCCGTCGGGCTGGTCATGTTCATGCTGCCCTCCAAGGTCGACCGTAAGACCCTGGGTCCCATTCTGGAAACAAAGCTCAAGGAGCTTGGTCCGGTCACCAAGACACAGAAGACCGCCGCCTTCCTCATGCTCCTGACCCTGATCCTGCTGGCCACGGACACCCTGCACGGCATCAACGCCGGACTCATTTTGATCATGGTCGCCTTTGCCTCCTTCCTGCCCGGTGTCGGACTGATGAACGGCGAACGTTTCAGCAAGATCAACTTCGCCCCACTCTTTTTCATCATGGGCTGTATGGCCATTGGCAGCGCCGGCGGAAACCTCAAGGTCACCCAGTGGATCGCCAGCATCACCTTGCCCTTTTTTCACGAGATGAGCCCGACCTCGGCCGGAACAGCGGCATACATACTTGGCGCCCTGGCCAACTTCCTTCTGACGCCCCTGGCCGCGACGACCACCTTGACCTCCCCCCTGGTCGAACTGGGCGTACAGATGGATATGAATCCCAGGGTTCTGTACTATGCATTCCAATATGGCCTGGACAACTACGTATTCCCGTATGAATACGCCGTGCTCCTCTACTTCTTCAGCTCCGGATTCATGCTCTTCAAAGACATGGTCAAAGTCCTGGCCGTACGCATGGTCTTGACGGCCTTTTTCATCGCCTTTATCGCTATCCCGTACTGGAAATTCGTTCTTTAG
- a CDS encoding transporter, with amino-acid sequence MRLKILSSLLLGCCLVLPAASGHCSQNASVPAPAGAVGVNHGPGGMGFPVGKFCAVANYRYAHKDEWYLHTSEEDGADKEVSSHNIVFKTRYGIAKGWDIRTATPFLMNTIETDGKNDAWSGGLGDTTAILRKQFMSQKDGAPLSLALDLGMFVPTGEVGQNNIGTGAWGGLVGAGATWMIGSHRLETDLSYLIYTEGRKEVTKGDRLRVNGHYAYALNNRLDLGLEGYYEWTQADEADGVNQENDVKTFFAGPKFNLKFPEYGVTLGGVVLGAAYREYEKQTLTEDWRAEFKLIKLF; translated from the coding sequence ATGCGTCTGAAAATTCTGTCGAGCCTGCTGCTGGGCTGCTGCCTCGTCCTGCCTGCCGCTTCGGGTCACTGCTCACAAAATGCCTCGGTCCCCGCACCAGCCGGCGCCGTCGGCGTCAATCACGGTCCGGGCGGCATGGGTTTTCCCGTGGGCAAGTTCTGCGCCGTGGCGAACTACCGTTATGCCCACAAGGACGAGTGGTATCTGCATACTTCCGAGGAGGACGGTGCGGACAAGGAAGTGTCGAGCCATAACATCGTGTTCAAGACGCGCTATGGAATCGCCAAGGGTTGGGATATCCGCACGGCCACTCCGTTCCTGATGAACACTATCGAAACCGACGGGAAGAACGACGCCTGGTCCGGAGGCCTGGGGGATACGACGGCCATTCTCCGTAAGCAGTTCATGTCGCAGAAGGACGGCGCTCCCCTGAGTCTGGCTTTGGACCTCGGTATGTTCGTGCCGACGGGCGAGGTCGGTCAAAACAATATCGGTACCGGCGCCTGGGGCGGTCTGGTCGGTGCCGGCGCCACATGGATGATCGGTTCTCACCGCTTGGAAACCGACCTGAGCTACCTCATCTACACCGAAGGCAGGAAGGAAGTGACCAAGGGCGACCGACTGCGTGTCAATGGCCATTACGCTTACGCCCTGAACAACCGGCTCGATCTGGGGCTGGAAGGCTACTACGAATGGACGCAGGCCGACGAGGCCGACGGCGTGAATCAGGAAAACGACGTGAAGACCTTTTTTGCCGGTCCCAAATTCAATCTGAAGTTCCCCGAGTACGGCGTGACCTTGGGTGGGGTTGTCCTCGGCGCGGCATACCGTGAATACGAGAAGCAGACCCTGACCGAGGACTGGCGGGCGGAATTCAAGCTGATCAAGCTGTTCTAG